Proteins encoded within one genomic window of Christensenellaceae bacterium:
- the rplD gene encoding 50S ribosomal protein L4 — MPKVKVYNQKAEVVGNLTLSDEVFGQEYNEPLIHQVIVAYNNNQRQGNKSALTRSEVRGHAKKPWRQKGTGRARHGSSKGPQWTGGGVVFAPKPRDFSQKVNKQAKVAAFKSALSAKTADQELIVLDELKIKEPKTQKFVPVMEKFKIEKRALFVLADKDENILRATNNIPNISVTFADVLNTYDVVANAKVYITQDAVKKIEEAYKS; from the coding sequence ATGCCAAAAGTTAAAGTTTATAATCAGAAAGCGGAAGTTGTTGGCAACCTGACACTGAGTGACGAAGTGTTTGGACAAGAGTATAACGAACCACTAATACATCAAGTTATTGTGGCATACAACAACAACCAGCGCCAAGGCAACAAAAGTGCACTTACTCGCAGCGAAGTGAGAGGGCACGCCAAAAAGCCCTGGAGACAAAAGGGAACAGGAAGAGCCCGTCACGGCTCATCAAAAGGTCCTCAGTGGACAGGCGGAGGAGTGGTGTTTGCACCCAAGCCCCGCGACTTTAGTCAAAAAGTTAACAAACAGGCAAAGGTTGCAGCCTTCAAAAGCGCACTTAGTGCCAAGACTGCCGACCAGGAACTTATTGTTTTGGACGAGCTTAAGATTAAGGAACCCAAAACACAGAAGTTTGTGCCTGTAATGGAAAAATTTAAAATCGAAAAACGCGCATTGTTTGTGCTTGCTGACAAAGACGAAAATATCTTAAGGGCTACAAACAACATTCCTAACATATCCGTTACTTTTGCCGACGTTTTAAACACTTATGACGTAGTGGCAAACGCTAAGGTATATATTACGCAGGATGCCGTTAAGAAAATAGAGGAGGCATACAAATCATGA
- the tpiA gene encoding triose-phosphate isomerase: protein MKAVIANFKMNKTTKEVEGYIDEIIPQVKTKKVNIGICPSYVALGAACKKAKGSNIIVGAQNVNENDKGSFTGEVSADMLLDTGAKFTLVGHSERRSRGYETESSINKKMLKALSRGLGVVLCIGENRAERDENITQEILQAQVSSALLGVYKNELKSITIAYEPVWAIGTGVVASNGQIEDAIEFIRGVVATLYDEEAAETIGILYGGSVTENNADGIAKIKGVNGALVGGDSLIVSKFIKIISAFDK from the coding sequence ATGAAAGCAGTTATCGCAAATTTTAAGATGAACAAAACTACCAAAGAGGTGGAGGGTTATATTGACGAAATTATACCGCAGGTCAAAACTAAAAAAGTCAATATCGGGATTTGTCCGTCGTATGTGGCGCTTGGTGCTGCCTGCAAAAAGGCCAAGGGCTCAAACATTATTGTTGGAGCTCAAAACGTGAACGAAAACGACAAGGGGAGTTTTACCGGTGAAGTCTCAGCCGATATGCTGCTTGACACAGGAGCGAAATTTACGCTTGTCGGTCACAGTGAGAGACGCAGCAGAGGTTATGAAACCGAAAGTTCTATAAACAAAAAGATGCTAAAAGCTCTTAGCCGCGGTCTGGGTGTTGTGTTGTGTATTGGTGAAAACCGTGCTGAGCGGGATGAGAATATCACTCAGGAAATCTTACAGGCTCAGGTGTCGTCGGCTCTGCTCGGTGTTTATAAAAACGAGCTTAAGTCCATCACGATAGCCTATGAGCCCGTGTGGGCAATAGGCACAGGCGTTGTAGCTTCAAATGGTCAGATAGAGGACGCGATTGAATTTATAAGGGGAGTGGTGGCTACTCTTTATGATGAAGAGGCTGCTGAAACTATCGGAATTTTGTATGGCGGCAGCGTGACTGAAAATAATGCTGACGGCATAGCCAAAATAAAAGGCGTAAACGGCGCACTTGTGGGCGGAGATTCTCTGATTGTAAGCAAATTTATAAAAATAATCAGCGCATTTGACAAATAA
- the rplC gene encoding 50S ribosomal protein L3, producing MKKAILGKKLGMTQVFASNGEVIPVTVIEAGPCAVVQKKTEEKDGYKAVVAGFDQKREKLFNKPETGVFKKAGVTPKRFLRELDLDEYETLTVGSEIKCSIFKVGDIVDVTGITKGHGFSGSIKRHNQHRTRMSHGNGPVHREVGSLSSSSDASKVFKNRQMPGHFGVDQVTIQNLTVVRVDEARNALLIKGAIPGPKNGLVEVRSAIKAN from the coding sequence ATGAAGAAAGCAATTTTAGGAAAGAAGCTAGGCATGACGCAAGTGTTCGCTTCAAACGGTGAGGTTATACCCGTAACTGTGATAGAAGCCGGTCCTTGCGCCGTTGTGCAGAAGAAAACTGAAGAAAAAGACGGATACAAGGCTGTTGTTGCGGGCTTTGACCAAAAGAGAGAAAAGCTTTTTAACAAGCCCGAAACGGGAGTGTTTAAAAAGGCAGGGGTGACACCCAAAAGATTTTTGAGAGAGCTTGACTTGGATGAATATGAAACGCTGACAGTGGGCTCAGAAATCAAATGCAGCATATTCAAAGTTGGCGACATTGTTGATGTAACAGGTATTACGAAAGGACATGGGTTTAGCGGAAGTATCAAAAGACACAACCAGCACAGAACCCGCATGTCACACGGAAACGGACCTGTGCACAGAGAGGTAGGATCGCTCAGCAGCAGTAGTGATGCTAGTAAAGTATTTAAAAACAGACAAATGCCGGGGCATTTTGGAGTAGACCAAGTTACCATTCAGAACCTGACGGTTGTCAGGGTTGACGAAGCGAGAAATGCACTTTTGATAAAAGGTGCAATTCCCGGACCTAAGAATGGACTTGTTGAGGTCAGAAGTGCCATAAAGGCTAACTAA
- the rplW gene encoding 50S ribosomal protein L23 — MNAYDIIKKPLLTEKSYADIANKRYTFVVDKDANKIEIKQAVEKIFKVKVKQVNTLNVRGKEKAQNTKNGRTVGKTSSYKKAIVWLASDSKPIEFFESLN; from the coding sequence ATGAACGCCTACGATATTATTAAAAAACCGCTGCTGACCGAGAAAAGTTATGCCGACATAGCAAACAAACGCTATACTTTTGTGGTTGATAAAGACGCCAACAAAATTGAGATTAAGCAGGCGGTAGAAAAGATTTTTAAAGTCAAAGTAAAACAGGTTAATACACTAAACGTAAGGGGCAAAGAAAAAGCTCAGAACACGAAAAACGGCAGGACTGTAGGGAAAACATCTTCCTATAAAAAAGCTATTGTGTGGCTAGCAAGTGATAGCAAGCCGATTGAGTTTTTTGAAAGCCTGAACTAA
- the rpsC gene encoding 30S ribosomal protein S3 produces MGQKVSPVGFRMGVNKTWESLWYANKGDFAKFIKQDNDIRRHIKKKYYACAISKIGIERTAKRLVVNITTGRPGVLIGQKGAGVEALKKEVCKIADTDAVSINIKEVRNIDLDAVLIAEGIASQLEKRVKFRSAMKQAMQRATKAGAKGIKTMVSGRLEGADIARTEHYHLGNLPLHTLRADIDYGTAEAHTTFGIIGVKVWVYKGDILGKFSITPSANSRRGGGDNVNA; encoded by the coding sequence ATGGGACAAAAAGTTAGCCCGGTAGGGTTTAGAATGGGTGTCAACAAAACATGGGAATCGCTTTGGTACGCTAACAAAGGCGATTTTGCCAAGTTTATTAAGCAAGATAATGACATCAGACGCCACATAAAAAAGAAATATTACGCTTGTGCCATCTCTAAAATTGGTATTGAGCGCACTGCAAAAAGATTGGTAGTAAATATTACAACCGGAAGGCCGGGTGTTTTAATTGGGCAGAAGGGCGCCGGAGTTGAGGCTCTTAAGAAGGAAGTTTGCAAAATTGCAGATACCGACGCAGTTTCTATCAACATTAAAGAAGTGAGAAACATAGACCTTGATGCAGTTTTGATTGCCGAAGGTATAGCCAGTCAGCTTGAAAAGCGCGTAAAATTCAGAAGCGCTATGAAGCAGGCTATGCAGAGAGCAACCAAGGCGGGAGCCAAGGGTATTAAGACAATGGTAAGCGGAAGGCTTGAAGGGGCAGATATTGCACGAACAGAGCACTATCACTTAGGAAATCTTCCGCTACACACACTCAGAGCCGACATTGACTACGGCACAGCTGAAGCGCACACCACATTCGGTATTATCGGCGTTAAGGTCTGGGTTTATAAGGGTGATATCTTGGGCAAGTTCAGCATAACACCAAGCGCAAACTCCCGAAGAGGAGGTGGCGACAATGTTAATGCCTAA
- the rpsJ gene encoding 30S ribosomal protein S10 — MATQKIRIKLKSYDHSLIDIAAARIIEAAEKTGSRIAGPIPLPTEKEVVTILRSPHVNKDSREQFELRTHKRVIDIYTTTKALDSLMKLDLPAGVDINIKL; from the coding sequence ATGGCAACTCAAAAAATCAGAATTAAGTTAAAGTCGTATGACCACAGTCTTATTGATATCGCTGCTGCCCGTATAATCGAGGCGGCCGAAAAGACAGGGTCAAGAATTGCGGGACCTATTCCGCTTCCGACCGAAAAGGAAGTGGTAACAATTTTAAGGTCGCCGCATGTCAACAAGGACAGCCGTGAGCAGTTTGAACTGCGCACACACAAAAGGGTGATTGATATCTATACCACTACCAAGGCGCTGGACTCACTTATGAAGCTGGATTTGCCTGCAGGTGTTGATATCAACATTAAGTTATAA
- the rpsQ gene encoding 30S ribosomal protein S17 produces MENTERNLRKTRIGVVVSNKMDKTIVVAVVSNKKHPLYKKVVKSTKKFFAHDENDEAGIGDTVEIMETKPYSKNCHFRLLRIIEKAK; encoded by the coding sequence ATGGAAAACACAGAGCGAAATTTGAGAAAAACCAGAATAGGTGTTGTTGTAAGTAACAAGATGGACAAAACTATCGTCGTTGCAGTTGTTTCTAACAAAAAACATCCTCTATATAAAAAAGTCGTAAAAAGTACAAAGAAGTTTTTTGCTCATGACGAAAACGATGAAGCTGGGATTGGTGATACCGTAGAAATTATGGAAACTAAACCCTATAGCAAAAACTGTCATTTCAGACTTCTTCGTATTATAGAAAAAGCCAAATAA
- the rplB gene encoding 50S ribosomal protein L2 yields the protein MAVIRHKPTTPAQRHLTTADFSVLTKKKPEKSLLAVKNKSGGRNANGRITVRHTGGGNRQKYRLVDFRRNTDEVPAKVTAIEYDPNRTAYIALLTYADGRKSYILAPVGLNVGDTVVSGVNAEIKVGNNLPLENIPVGSVVHNIEIYPGRGAQVARSAGISARLMAKEGKYATIKMPSGEMRMVPIACRATLGQVGNIEHEIINLGKAGRKRHMGVRPTVRGSAMNPVDHPHGGGEGKAPIGRPGPVTPWGKPALGLKTRNRKKSSSKLIIKRVN from the coding sequence ATGGCTGTAATAAGACATAAACCAACAACTCCTGCGCAAAGACATCTAACCACCGCTGATTTTTCGGTTTTGACCAAAAAGAAACCCGAAAAATCATTGCTTGCGGTTAAAAACAAGTCGGGCGGAAGGAATGCCAATGGAAGAATTACCGTAAGGCACACCGGCGGAGGAAACAGACAAAAATATAGATTGGTTGATTTCAGACGTAATACGGATGAAGTTCCTGCCAAGGTAACCGCAATTGAATATGACCCCAACCGTACTGCTTATATAGCACTGCTTACATATGCCGACGGCAGAAAGTCATATATATTGGCTCCGGTTGGCCTCAATGTTGGTGACACTGTGGTTTCAGGCGTAAATGCCGAAATAAAGGTGGGAAACAACCTTCCGCTTGAAAACATACCTGTAGGTTCGGTTGTTCACAACATTGAAATTTATCCGGGAAGAGGCGCACAAGTAGCACGTTCTGCCGGAATTTCGGCAAGGCTTATGGCAAAAGAGGGCAAATATGCCACTATTAAAATGCCCAGCGGCGAAATGCGTATGGTTCCGATTGCCTGCCGTGCAACTTTGGGGCAGGTGGGGAACATTGAACACGAAATTATTAACCTCGGAAAAGCAGGAAGAAAAAGACACATGGGTGTCAGACCTACTGTCAGAGGAAGCGCGATGAACCCTGTTGACCACCCGCATGGTGGTGGTGAAGGAAAGGCACCGATTGGAAGACCCGGTCCTGTTACACCTTGGGGCAAGCCTGCATTGGGTCTTAAGACCAGAAACCGCAAAAAGAGTTCGAGTAAACTTATTATAAAGCGTGTTAATTAG
- a CDS encoding L-histidine N(alpha)-methyltransferase, producing MKEAETKEVLNRLKEAIKKGEPLNDSAFWYLSNDGIDGLFAIEQDEEYKKVAIPSVTQDMLAIAKYIAEKHADKKHIIFTDWGCGNGQISKIITEYLIKEGFDLTYMPIDISQKELDVACIEHKFENIVPVLSLFENLKDYFPLKSVGGGRPSRYMAFWVAL from the coding sequence ATGAAAGAAGCGGAAACTAAGGAAGTGTTAAACAGGCTTAAAGAGGCGATAAAGAAAGGTGAACCGCTCAACGACAGCGCGTTTTGGTATTTAAGTAATGATGGCATAGACGGACTTTTTGCAATTGAACAGGACGAGGAATACAAAAAAGTAGCTATTCCAAGCGTCACTCAGGATATGTTGGCAATTGCCAAATATATCGCTGAAAAACACGCTGACAAAAAACATATAATTTTTACCGATTGGGGCTGCGGCAACGGACAGATTTCCAAAATAATAACGGAGTATTTGATTAAAGAAGGCTTTGATTTGACATATATGCCTATAGACATTAGCCAAAAAGAACTTGATGTTGCTTGCATTGAGCATAAATTCGAAAATATAGTACCTGTTTTGTCGCTGTTTGAAAATCTAAAAGATTATTTTCCGCTGAAATCTGTGGGGGGGGGCAGACCGTCACGGTACATGGCTTTTTGGGTAGCACTGTAG
- a CDS encoding type Z 30S ribosomal protein S14 translates to MARKALLVKQQRKQKYETREYTRCSICGRPHSVLRKYGICRICFRNLAYKGEIPGVKKSSW, encoded by the coding sequence ATGGCAAGAAAAGCATTATTAGTAAAACAACAAAGAAAACAAAAATATGAAACCCGAGAATATACCAGATGTTCTATTTGCGGGCGTCCTCATTCAGTTTTGCGCAAATACGGAATATGCAGGATTTGTTTCAGAAACCTAGCGTATAAAGGCGAAATTCCGGGCGTTAAGAAGTCAAGTTGGTAA
- the rpsS gene encoding 30S ribosomal protein S19 produces MSRSLKKKPFVEQRLFNRIAAMNETNTKKPVKTWSRASVIYPEFVGHTIAVHNGKKHMPVYCTAEMVGHKLGEFAPTRTFHGHAASKTKGGKK; encoded by the coding sequence ATGAGTAGATCATTAAAGAAAAAGCCGTTTGTGGAGCAGAGACTGTTTAACAGGATTGCCGCAATGAACGAAACAAATACCAAAAAGCCCGTAAAGACATGGTCTAGGGCATCGGTTATATACCCAGAATTTGTAGGTCACACTATTGCTGTTCACAACGGCAAAAAGCATATGCCGGTATACTGTACCGCTGAAATGGTTGGCCACAAATTGGGTGAGTTTGCTCCGACACGAACTTTCCATGGGCACGCCGCCAGCAAAACCAAGGGCGGGAAGAAATAA
- the rplN gene encoding 50S ribosomal protein L14: protein MVQPQTKLKVADNTGAKVIMCIRVLGGSFRRFGNIGDIIVASVKKAIPGGTVKKGDVIKAVIVRTNKGVQRKDGSYIKFDDNAAVIIDNEKQPKGTRIFGPVARELRESGYMKIVSLAPEVL from the coding sequence ATGGTACAACCACAAACTAAACTTAAGGTTGCTGACAACACCGGTGCAAAAGTTATTATGTGCATAAGGGTGTTGGGCGGCTCATTCAGAAGATTCGGTAACATCGGTGATATTATAGTTGCTTCCGTTAAGAAAGCTATCCCGGGCGGCACTGTAAAGAAGGGTGATGTTATCAAAGCAGTTATCGTAAGAACTAACAAGGGCGTTCAGCGCAAGGATGGGTCTTACATAAAATTTGATGACAACGCGGCCGTTATTATTGACAACGAAAAACAGCCTAAGGGTACCCGTATTTTTGGACCTGTGGCAAGAGAACTGCGGGAAAGTGGATATATGAAAATTGTTTCGCTTGCTCCCGAGGTTTTATAA
- the rplP gene encoding 50S ribosomal protein L16, producing the protein MLMPKRVKHRKQQRGRMTGKATRGNKVNYGDFGLVATEPCWITSNQIEASRIAMTRHTKRGGQVWIKIFPHKPVTKKPAEVRMGNGKGNPEFWVAVVKPGRVLFEIAGIAEDTAKEALRLASHKLPCKTKIVKKGEEVPADAKEVVANENQ; encoded by the coding sequence ATGTTAATGCCTAAAAGAGTGAAACACAGAAAACAGCAGCGTGGAAGAATGACGGGTAAGGCCACCCGCGGAAACAAGGTTAACTACGGTGACTTTGGTTTGGTGGCTACCGAGCCGTGTTGGATTACATCCAACCAGATTGAGGCTTCACGTATTGCTATGACCAGACACACAAAGAGAGGCGGACAGGTTTGGATAAAAATATTTCCGCACAAACCCGTAACTAAAAAGCCCGCCGAAGTTCGTATGGGTAACGGAAAGGGTAACCCTGAGTTTTGGGTTGCGGTAGTAAAGCCCGGCAGAGTACTGTTTGAAATAGCAGGAATTGCTGAAGACACCGCAAAAGAAGCTTTGAGACTTGCCAGTCACAAACTGCCTTGCAAAACTAAGATAGTTAAGAAGGGTGAAGAAGTACCGGCGGACGCAAAGGAGGTAGTGGCAAATGAAAATCAATGA
- the rplE gene encoding 50S ribosomal protein L5, protein MAKAKKPTTVSKKSRLHDYYLNVVIPHYIKEKTYGNVMEVPKISKIVLNMGLGPVKDNSKSFNLALEELAQITGQTPVATLAKKSISNFKIRDGQKIGAKVTLRGEVMYEFLDRLISIALPRVRDFKGISKKAFDGRGNYALGIKEQLVFPEISYEKVEHIRGFDVIIVTTAKTDKEALTLLTLMGLPFRER, encoded by the coding sequence ATTGCAAAAGCAAAGAAACCCACAACAGTATCTAAGAAGAGCAGACTTCATGACTATTATCTTAATGTTGTTATACCTCATTACATTAAAGAAAAGACTTATGGCAACGTTATGGAAGTCCCCAAGATTTCTAAGATAGTTTTGAACATGGGCCTGGGGCCGGTTAAAGATAATTCAAAGAGTTTTAACTTGGCACTTGAAGAGCTTGCTCAAATAACAGGACAGACACCGGTGGCTACCCTAGCCAAAAAGTCAATATCAAACTTTAAGATTAGAGACGGACAGAAGATTGGAGCTAAGGTAACTCTTCGAGGCGAGGTAATGTACGAATTTTTGGACAGACTGATTTCGATTGCGCTGCCTAGAGTGCGTGACTTTAAGGGTATCTCAAAAAAAGCATTTGATGGAAGAGGCAACTATGCTCTGGGCATAAAAGAACAGTTGGTTTTTCCGGAAATTTCTTATGAAAAAGTCGAACATATTAGAGGTTTTGATGTGATAATTGTCACTACCGCTAAAACGGATAAAGAGGCATTAACGCTGCTCACTCTAATGGGACTTCCGTTTAGAGAAAGATAA